In one Nitrososphaera viennensis EN76 genomic region, the following are encoded:
- the cyoE gene encoding heme o synthase — MTARDFVEVSKPRIVVVLVITAVTSYLAATRFDATPDIAWDVDWFKLGFLTLAGALASMGASALNHYYDRDIDKVMERTARRPIPAGRLSAKSVLAYGLGVSALSVVIAWFTLNPMATGMIALGIFFYVIIYTAWLKRSNAWNIVIGGFAGSAASMAGWATVTGSMDLLGFLVGWLVFMWTPPHFWCLAIRAREEYASVRVPMLPVLIGNQKTASYILANTAILLPFSVGLYFLNPGPGLLYAIVAAVSGSLMLLYHYKLTKNPTPEFAWKAYKVTAPYLVVIFVALAVDALFYYKIPI, encoded by the coding sequence GTGACTGCACGCGACTTTGTCGAAGTTTCAAAACCAAGAATAGTAGTCGTCTTGGTGATAACGGCAGTCACTTCGTACCTTGCCGCTACTCGCTTTGACGCTACGCCAGACATAGCATGGGATGTCGACTGGTTCAAGCTCGGCTTTCTCACACTTGCAGGCGCACTTGCCTCGATGGGCGCAAGCGCTCTGAACCACTATTACGACCGCGACATCGACAAGGTGATGGAAAGGACGGCCAGAAGGCCGATTCCTGCAGGCAGGCTGTCGGCAAAGAGCGTCCTTGCGTACGGCCTTGGCGTGAGCGCGCTGTCGGTAGTCATTGCGTGGTTCACCCTCAACCCGATGGCGACGGGCATGATAGCACTTGGAATATTCTTTTACGTCATAATATACACGGCGTGGCTGAAGCGCAGCAACGCCTGGAACATCGTGATAGGCGGCTTTGCGGGAAGCGCGGCTTCAATGGCAGGCTGGGCCACTGTTACGGGCTCGATGGACCTGCTTGGCTTTCTCGTCGGGTGGCTGGTGTTCATGTGGACTCCACCCCATTTCTGGTGCCTTGCGATACGGGCGCGCGAAGAGTATGCAAGCGTCCGCGTCCCGATGCTTCCCGTCCTCATCGGCAACCAGAAAACTGCAAGCTACATCCTTGCCAACACTGCCATACTGCTCCCGTTTTCAGTGGGCCTTTACTTTTTGAACCCCGGCCCGGGACTCCTCTATGCCATAGTCGCGGCAGTGTCCGGTTCGCTCATGCTACTCTACCACTACAAGCTGACCAAGAACCCCACACCAGAGTTTGCGTGGAAAGCATACAAGGTAACCGCGCCGTACCTGGTCGTGATATTCGTGGCGCTTGCGGTTGACGCACTCTTTTACTACAAGATACCCATCTAG